In one Nodosilinea sp. FACHB-141 genomic region, the following are encoded:
- a CDS encoding NAD(P)/FAD-dependent oxidoreductase gives MPFPQTTDVIVIGSGIGGLCCGALLARYGYSVTVCESHTIAGGAAHGFERQGFIFDSGPSLYSGMSYRASTNPLRHVLDAVGEGDSITWANYNTWGVRLPEGDFDTTVGNDQFADVLRELRGETAVQEWRYLQKAMVPLGKAATALPPAALRLDLGAVQTVAPYTWELLRNAPAFTQSSKPFSNVLDRTTRDPFIRNWMNMLCFLLSGLPAEGTSTAEMAFMFAEWYRPGVTLDYPMGGSAALIEALVRGLEKYGGTLRLGAHVNEILVEQGRAIGVILKSGETLKASTVVSNASIWDTLKLVPDGALPKTFVEERQATPECPSFLHLHLGIDGERLPSDLACHYITVDDWERGIDAPQNLIVMSIPTVLDPSLAPPGKHTIHVYTPANEPYELWQGCDRRSPEYAQLKAERAKPLWQALERIIPDVRRRVEVELVGTPLTHERFLRCHRGSYGPAISVQDGLFPGPKTPLEGLLCVGGSTFPGIGLPAVAACGLMTANTLASVSQHRQMLRDVLG, from the coding sequence ATGCCGTTTCCCCAAACCACCGATGTCATTGTGATCGGCAGCGGCATTGGTGGCCTGTGCTGTGGCGCGCTGCTGGCCCGCTACGGCTATAGCGTCACCGTCTGCGAAAGCCACACCATCGCGGGCGGAGCAGCCCACGGCTTTGAGCGCCAGGGGTTCATCTTTGATTCGGGGCCATCCCTCTACTCAGGAATGTCGTACCGGGCTTCTACCAACCCCCTGCGCCACGTGCTCGATGCGGTGGGCGAAGGGGATAGCATTACCTGGGCCAACTACAACACCTGGGGCGTGCGCCTGCCCGAGGGCGACTTTGACACCACTGTGGGCAACGACCAGTTCGCCGACGTGCTGCGGGAGCTGCGGGGCGAGACCGCTGTGCAAGAGTGGCGTTACTTGCAAAAAGCGATGGTGCCCCTGGGCAAAGCGGCCACCGCCCTCCCCCCCGCCGCTCTGAGGTTAGATCTGGGTGCGGTGCAAACCGTGGCCCCCTACACCTGGGAACTGCTGCGCAATGCTCCAGCGTTCACCCAGTCCAGCAAACCCTTCAGCAACGTGCTCGATCGCACCACCCGCGATCCCTTCATTCGCAACTGGATGAATATGCTGTGCTTTTTGCTGTCGGGCCTACCCGCCGAGGGCACCAGCACCGCCGAAATGGCCTTTATGTTTGCCGAGTGGTATCGTCCGGGCGTAACGCTGGACTATCCCATGGGCGGTAGCGCTGCTCTGATCGAGGCCCTGGTGCGCGGCCTAGAGAAGTATGGCGGCACTCTGCGGCTGGGCGCTCACGTCAACGAAATTTTGGTGGAGCAGGGACGCGCGATCGGAGTCATCCTGAAATCGGGCGAAACCCTCAAAGCCAGCACCGTGGTCTCCAACGCCTCCATCTGGGACACGCTGAAGCTGGTGCCCGATGGAGCCTTGCCAAAGACGTTTGTAGAAGAGCGCCAGGCCACCCCTGAGTGCCCCAGCTTTCTACACCTGCACCTGGGCATCGACGGTGAGAGACTTCCCTCTGACCTGGCCTGCCACTACATCACGGTCGACGACTGGGAACGGGGCATTGACGCTCCGCAGAATCTCATCGTCATGTCGATTCCCACGGTGCTCGATCCGTCGCTGGCCCCGCCAGGCAAGCACACCATCCATGTCTACACCCCCGCCAATGAGCCCTACGAACTTTGGCAGGGATGCGATCGCCGCAGCCCCGAATATGCCCAGCTCAAGGCAGAACGGGCAAAACCCCTCTGGCAAGCCCTAGAGCGCATCATCCCCGATGTGCGCCGCCGCGTGGAGGTGGAATTGGTCGGCACTCCCCTCACCCACGAACGCTTTTTGCGCTGCCATCGGGGCAGCTACGGCCCCGCCATATCGGTTCAAGACGGCCTCTTTCCAGGGCCAAAGACCCCGCTTGAGGGGCTGCTCTGCGTGGGCGGTTCTACCTTCCCCGGCATTGGCCTACCGGCGGTAGCCGCCTGTGGATTAATGACCGCCAACACCCTGGCCTCGGTCAGCCAGCACCGCCAAATGCTGCGCGATGTATTGGGCTAG
- a CDS encoding pentapeptide repeat-containing protein encodes MAHAILKSANFADWCQRPTTLTHVRWHQAQQLDRARLGIAILQDPRVRLLLTTLNGIDQDLSNADLRGANLAGAKLHRAILKGANLSGAILHHAELHEATLTEANCVGTDLTAAQLTGACLEAWNIDSTTILKDIDCQYVFLRKQPDGRGDRERRPHNPDKDFQPGDFEKFFKDMLDTVQLLIRNGVNPDSFKAAFQSIIETHPDITADSIQGFERKGDDVLVTIQVPEATNKADIERTWDEVYEARLTAATAAAQLEAEKRRADDIKDISLGFSRFLSSVQINNMNNPINTGDGSFYAGGDVNLSGSTLNLGQISGQVTNQLNQIPAPAAPDQPDLRDILTQLKTAVETDGELSNEEKAEALQAVARIATAGTEPNPDDKTKGIVKRATTTLKGMTETLTDASKLAEACTKLLPLVLSLFALL; translated from the coding sequence TTGGCCCATGCCATCCTCAAAAGCGCTAACTTTGCCGATTGGTGCCAGCGGCCCACCACCCTCACCCACGTTCGCTGGCACCAGGCTCAACAGCTCGATCGCGCCCGCCTAGGCATCGCCATCCTGCAAGACCCACGCGTGCGGTTGCTGCTCACCACCCTCAACGGCATCGACCAAGACCTGAGCAACGCCGATCTGCGCGGGGCCAACCTGGCCGGGGCCAAGCTCCACCGTGCCATTCTTAAGGGTGCGAACCTGAGCGGGGCCATCCTGCACCACGCCGAACTTCACGAGGCCACGCTGACCGAGGCCAACTGCGTCGGCACTGACCTCACCGCTGCCCAACTCACCGGGGCCTGCCTCGAAGCCTGGAACATCGACAGCACCACCATTCTCAAAGACATCGACTGCCAGTATGTGTTTCTGCGAAAGCAGCCTGACGGGCGGGGCGACCGAGAGCGGCGACCCCATAATCCTGACAAAGACTTTCAGCCCGGCGACTTTGAAAAATTCTTCAAAGACATGCTCGACACCGTGCAGTTGCTCATTCGCAACGGGGTCAACCCTGACTCGTTTAAGGCAGCATTTCAGAGCATTATCGAAACGCACCCCGACATTACCGCCGACTCCATTCAGGGCTTTGAGCGCAAGGGCGACGATGTCCTAGTTACCATTCAAGTGCCCGAAGCCACCAACAAAGCCGATATCGAGCGCACTTGGGACGAAGTGTATGAAGCCCGCCTCACTGCCGCCACCGCCGCTGCCCAACTCGAAGCCGAAAAGCGCCGAGCCGACGACATTAAAGATATTTCCCTGGGCTTCAGTCGATTTTTATCCAGCGTACAAATTAACAATATGAACAACCCCATTAACACAGGCGACGGCAGCTTCTACGCCGGGGGCGACGTCAACCTATCGGGCAGCACCCTTAACTTGGGGCAAATCAGCGGCCAGGTCACCAACCAGCTCAATCAAATTCCTGCGCCCGCTGCTCCCGACCAGCCCGACCTGCGCGACATTCTCACCCAGCTCAAAACCGCCGTAGAAACCGACGGCGAACTCAGCAACGAGGAAAAAGCCGAAGCCCTGCAAGCCGTGGCTCGCATTGCCACCGCAGGCACTGAACCCAACCCCGATGACAAAACCAAAGGTATCGTCAAACGCGCCACTACCACCCTCAAAGGCATGACCGAGACCCTTACCGATGCCTCAAAGCTAGCCGAGGCCTGCACCAAACTGCTGCCCCTAGTACTTAGCCTGTTCGCTCTGCTTTAG
- the prfC gene encoding peptide chain release factor 3, whose protein sequence is MTDAAVSTAATSADIAAAVEQRRNFAIISHPDAGKTTLTEKLLLYGGAIQEAGAVKAKRAQRSATSDWMELEQQRGISITSTVLQFAYGGYTINLLDTPGHQDFSEDTYRTLAAADNAVMLEDAAKGLEPQTLKLFEVCRMRSLPIFTFFNKMDRPAREPLELLDEIEQRLGLQTYAVNWPIGMGDRFKGVFDRRHQQIHLFERSIHGKKAAKNTVLDIGDPRIEDLLDQDLYYQFKEELEVIEEVGPELDLDAVHAGQQTPVFFGSAMTNFGVQLFLDAFLDYALKPSAHSSTLGEISPTNEDFSGFVFKLQANMDPKHRDRIAFVRVCSGKFEKDMVVSHARSGKSVRLSHPQKLFGQGRESLEEAYPGDVIGLNNPGVFAIGDTIYQGKRLEYDGIPCFSPEIFAYLKNPNPSKYKQFQKGVSELREEGAVQIMFSADESKRDPILAAVGQLQLEVVQYRLQNEYNVETRIEPLPYAVARWVDGGWEALEKVGRLFNTVTVKDSWDRPVLLFRNEWNCQQIQSDHPELKLSAIAPVVSGKEPESL, encoded by the coding sequence ATGACTGACGCCGCCGTTTCTACCGCCGCCACCTCCGCCGATATTGCCGCAGCGGTAGAGCAACGGCGCAATTTTGCCATTATTTCTCACCCCGACGCCGGTAAAACAACGCTGACCGAAAAGCTGCTGCTCTACGGAGGCGCTATTCAAGAAGCTGGGGCGGTGAAGGCCAAGCGAGCCCAGCGCAGCGCCACCTCCGACTGGATGGAGCTGGAGCAGCAGCGGGGGATTTCGATCACCTCCACGGTGTTGCAGTTTGCCTACGGCGGCTACACCATCAACCTGCTCGATACGCCGGGTCACCAAGACTTTAGCGAAGACACCTACAGGACGCTGGCTGCCGCCGACAACGCGGTGATGCTCGAAGACGCTGCTAAGGGTCTAGAGCCGCAAACCCTGAAGCTATTTGAAGTGTGCCGCATGCGATCGCTGCCCATCTTCACCTTCTTCAACAAGATGGATCGCCCCGCCCGCGAACCCCTAGAACTGCTGGATGAGATTGAGCAACGACTGGGTTTGCAAACCTACGCAGTCAACTGGCCCATCGGCATGGGCGATCGCTTTAAGGGCGTATTTGACCGTCGTCACCAGCAGATTCACTTGTTTGAGCGCAGCATCCACGGTAAAAAAGCGGCCAAAAACACGGTGCTAGATATTGGCGACCCCCGCATCGAAGATTTGCTCGACCAGGACCTCTACTACCAGTTCAAAGAAGAGCTGGAGGTGATAGAAGAAGTTGGGCCAGAGCTGGATCTCGATGCTGTCCACGCCGGGCAGCAGACCCCGGTGTTCTTTGGTAGCGCCATGACCAACTTTGGTGTGCAGCTGTTTCTCGACGCCTTTCTCGACTACGCCCTCAAGCCCTCGGCCCACAGCAGCACCCTGGGCGAAATTTCCCCCACTAACGAAGACTTCTCAGGCTTTGTGTTTAAGCTTCAAGCCAACATGGACCCTAAACACCGCGATCGCATCGCCTTCGTGCGGGTGTGCTCCGGCAAGTTTGAGAAAGATATGGTGGTGAGCCACGCTCGCAGCGGCAAGTCGGTGCGCCTGTCGCACCCCCAAAAGCTGTTTGGTCAGGGCAGAGAATCGCTGGAAGAAGCCTATCCGGGCGACGTGATTGGTCTGAATAACCCTGGGGTGTTTGCGATCGGCGACACCATTTACCAAGGCAAGCGGCTGGAGTACGACGGCATCCCCTGCTTTTCGCCAGAGATCTTTGCCTACCTCAAGAACCCCAACCCCTCTAAGTACAAGCAGTTCCAAAAGGGCGTATCAGAGCTGCGCGAAGAAGGGGCGGTGCAAATCATGTTCTCCGCTGACGAGTCAAAGCGCGACCCCATTTTGGCGGCGGTGGGTCAGCTTCAGCTAGAGGTGGTGCAGTACCGTCTGCAAAACGAGTACAACGTCGAAACCCGCATTGAGCCGCTGCCCTATGCCGTGGCTCGCTGGGTGGACGGCGGCTGGGAGGCTTTGGAAAAAGTAGGCCGACTGTTTAACACTGTCACCGTTAAAGACAGCTGGGATCGCCCGGTTCTCCTGTTCCGCAACGAGTGGAACTGTCAGCAGATTCAGTCTGACCACCCTGAACTCAAGCTCAGTGCGATCGCCCCCGTAGTCTCCGGCAAAGAACCCGAGAGTCTCTAG
- a CDS encoding SpoIID/LytB domain-containing protein — MATLSLPRLQLQPLCHRRSRWLGALGGMAIALITAIAAPTPAAQNPVIQVGIVQRFGEDLQDRITLEALPGEQLTLSFDTQGQPQTVTATRVVIGLTPEQLPEATLGERVVLSNHRSFETAEYSAQQWRDRGIEPEIAQPGSWEVWANRETYNSPLVRRLLVKNLQAQGFTEVFLDSEVVGQIPRTYFEANGYRYGRDTLDIRASGGRVRVTQPGEPPVTRVYGGTLRVQPNTYGTYTLVNNVPIETYLRGVVPHEIGASAPVPAIQAQAVLARTYALRNLRRFAIDDYELCADTQCQVYRGLTGTAPVADQAIQATQGQVLTYQNELVDALYSSTTGGITAAFSDVWDGPDRPYLRPVVDTVNGLWDINQYPLSSEEAIRAFMAIDKGFNEDTWELFRWRNESPLAEITQDLRTYLGRRQHPMAGLTQVRSVRVSERADSGRVQAIDIETDLGVVQLKKDEIVRVLTAPRSLLFYVEPMYQAPAASGTPAAPASGQITGYRFVGGGWGHGVGLSQTGSYRLGSLGWAYPRILQFYYPGTTLQPIGENLTFWREPT; from the coding sequence ATGGCTACGCTCTCCCTGCCCCGACTTCAGCTTCAACCCTTATGCCATCGGCGATCGCGATGGTTGGGAGCATTGGGCGGCATGGCGATCGCCCTCATCACCGCGATCGCAGCACCCACCCCCGCCGCCCAAAACCCGGTGATTCAGGTGGGCATTGTGCAGCGCTTTGGCGAAGACCTACAAGACCGCATCACCCTCGAAGCCCTGCCCGGCGAGCAGCTCACCCTCAGCTTTGACACCCAGGGCCAGCCCCAAACGGTGACCGCGACGCGAGTTGTGATCGGCCTCACTCCAGAGCAATTGCCCGAAGCCACCTTGGGCGAGCGCGTGGTGCTCAGCAACCACCGCAGCTTTGAGACTGCCGAATACAGTGCCCAGCAGTGGCGCGATCGCGGCATTGAGCCCGAGATCGCTCAGCCCGGCAGTTGGGAAGTGTGGGCTAACCGTGAAACCTACAACAGCCCCCTAGTGCGTCGCCTGCTGGTCAAAAACCTGCAAGCCCAAGGCTTTACCGAAGTCTTTCTCGACAGCGAAGTGGTGGGTCAAATTCCCCGCACCTACTTTGAAGCCAACGGCTATCGCTATGGCCGCGACACCCTCGACATTCGCGCCAGCGGCGGGCGAGTGCGGGTGACCCAGCCCGGCGAGCCACCCGTCACCCGCGTCTATGGCGGCACCCTGCGGGTGCAGCCCAACACCTACGGCACCTACACCCTGGTCAACAACGTGCCGATCGAAACCTACCTGCGCGGCGTGGTGCCCCACGAGATTGGTGCCAGTGCGCCAGTGCCCGCCATTCAGGCCCAGGCGGTGCTGGCTCGCACCTATGCCCTACGCAATCTGCGACGCTTCGCCATCGACGACTATGAGCTCTGCGCCGACACCCAGTGTCAGGTCTACCGAGGGCTGACCGGCACCGCGCCCGTGGCCGACCAGGCCATTCAGGCCACTCAGGGTCAGGTGCTCACCTACCAAAACGAGCTAGTGGATGCCCTGTATTCCTCCACCACTGGGGGCATTACCGCCGCCTTTAGCGACGTGTGGGATGGCCCCGATCGCCCCTACCTACGCCCGGTGGTCGATACCGTCAACGGCCTCTGGGATATCAACCAGTACCCCCTCAGCTCCGAGGAGGCAATTCGCGCCTTTATGGCTATCGACAAGGGCTTTAACGAAGACACCTGGGAGCTGTTTCGCTGGCGCAACGAGAGCCCCCTGGCCGAAATCACCCAGGACTTAAGGACCTACCTGGGCCGCCGCCAGCACCCGATGGCAGGGCTGACCCAGGTGCGATCGGTGCGCGTTTCAGAACGGGCTGACTCGGGTCGGGTGCAGGCGATCGACATCGAAACCGACCTGGGCGTGGTGCAGCTCAAGAAGGATGAAATTGTGCGGGTGCTCACAGCCCCCCGCAGCCTGCTGTTCTATGTCGAGCCGATGTATCAGGCTCCGGCAGCGAGTGGAACTCCTGCTGCCCCTGCTTCGGGACAGATCACGGGCTACCGCTTTGTGGGGGGCGGCTGGGGTCATGGCGTCGGCCTAAGTCAAACTGGGTCGTACCGCCTGGGCAGCCTGGGCTGGGCCTATCCTCGCATTCTCCAGTTCTACTATCCTGGCACCACGCTACAGCCGATTGGCGAAAATCTGACCTTCTGGCGTGAGCCAACGTAG